From a single Micromonospora carbonacea genomic region:
- a CDS encoding flavin reductase family protein, with protein MTTAPPATAANHAELRAVMGMFATGVTVVTSGRDLPHGMTANAFTSVSLDPAMVLVCVKRSSVMHDTVLAQGSFAVSILAAGQEGLARYFASSSRPRDEREFETVPCEAGPHTGAPIVSGNVAWVECKLAAVYDGGDHSIFLGSVLGTGRGDSSDALLFHGGRFCEVGKG; from the coding sequence GTGACGACGGCCCCGCCGGCGACGGCGGCCAACCACGCCGAGCTGCGGGCGGTGATGGGGATGTTCGCCACCGGCGTGACGGTGGTGACGTCGGGCCGGGACCTGCCGCACGGCATGACCGCGAACGCGTTCACCTCGGTGTCGCTGGACCCGGCGATGGTGCTGGTGTGCGTGAAGCGCAGTTCGGTCATGCACGACACCGTCCTGGCGCAGGGCTCCTTCGCGGTGTCGATCCTGGCCGCCGGCCAGGAGGGGCTGGCGCGTTACTTCGCCAGCTCCAGCCGGCCCCGCGACGAGCGGGAGTTCGAGACGGTGCCGTGCGAGGCGGGACCGCACACCGGGGCGCCGATCGTGTCCGGGAACGTGGCCTGGGTGGAGTGCAAGCTGGCGGCCGTGTACGACGGCGGCGACCACTCCATCTTCCTCGGCTCCGTGCTCGGCACCGGCCGGGGTGACAGCAGCGACGCGCTGCTGTTCCACGGCGGCCGGTTCTGCGAGGTGGGCAAGGGTTGA
- a CDS encoding acyl-CoA thioesterase, translated as MESYYEYRHLVGFEETNLVGNVYYVNYMRWQGRCREMFLRDQAPEVLADIRDDLKLFTLKCECEFFTEITAFDELSIRMRLEDLTQTQIGFAFDYVRLRDGFEELVARGRQRIACMRGPNTDTRPTRVPDTLRAALSRYAVTPAAGGQRKVLEGVGEG; from the coding sequence ATGGAGTCCTACTACGAGTACCGACACCTGGTCGGTTTCGAGGAGACCAACCTCGTCGGGAACGTCTACTACGTCAACTACATGCGCTGGCAGGGCCGGTGCCGGGAGATGTTCCTGCGGGACCAGGCGCCGGAGGTCCTGGCGGACATCCGCGACGACCTGAAGCTGTTCACCCTCAAGTGCGAGTGCGAGTTCTTCACCGAGATCACCGCGTTCGACGAGCTGTCGATCCGGATGCGGCTGGAGGACCTCACCCAGACCCAGATCGGCTTCGCCTTCGACTACGTGCGGCTGCGCGACGGCTTCGAGGAGCTGGTGGCCCGGGGGCGGCAGCGGATCGCGTGCATGCGCGGCCCGAACACCGACACCCGGCCGACCCGGGTGCCGGACACGCTGCGGGCGGCGCTGTCGCGCTACGCGGTGACCCCCGCCGCGGGCGGCCAGCGCAAGGTCCTCGAAGGCGTCGGGGAGGGCTGA